The Xiphophorus couchianus chromosome 22, X_couchianus-1.0, whole genome shotgun sequence genome includes the window ACAGAATGGATGCAGCCGACCATTGTGTTGAAAGGAATCGATTTCATTCAGAATGATCCACAGCCCTAGTTAAAAAGCTCTGTAGCTCCATGAAACTCTCATATAAGCTACGTTTCCATTGGCCGTATAAATGTTcaaattggaattacgaaaataaatttgcttaatgaaattGTCACGAATTGCGGGgtgtggtggtgaggcagacgctgtagacccaggatgtgataaataaatgattttaatgatgaataagTCCACAAACGTTCTGGTGGTACACCGGTAGCAACAGAAATGATTCTTtgcaaacaaacatgcagacagaAATGACGCGACAAGGACCTgacagagacgcagacacacaggtggcattaaatacacgggagggtaatcacagaaacaagacacacctgggaacaatcaaggggaggacaggacaacaaaGAGACTCAGAGACACCGAATGTCATGATGGGTTAAGGTttctagcccacatgcagaacacaagacaggagagtAAGAATCAGTTTAAGTGATTTATTAAGGTACACAATTATCAAAGTGTGGGAAGGTGGTCTGGTCCAGGGAATCAACTGTAACGGGCAGCAGTGGTTCACTGCGAGGGGAAAAAGCAGActggtgagttcaggggtcgTGGGAATATGGAAAACTCAGATGAAACACAGGTTGTTCTTACTTGGTGGTGGCTGGATCTGAATCTTGGAGGGTTACTGAGTATGTCCAGGGTCTCGGTCTCTTAGTGGGTCCAGGAACAACGGAGGAGTGCGGCGGAGaacggacaggtaggctcgggtgcaacagagacacagaggagtGGTTCGACCGCCAGCCGTGGGGTCCAGGAGATACTTGCAAAACaacggagaggtgagtctgggaactcgggcaaccagtggatactttccacggcgtcacgagggaggTTCTGAAACCAAGGAAACTGCCAGGATCTGGTCAGCGGGTCCAGAGTGTCAAAGGGATCACCTGAAggcaacagagaaacacaaagagaatcaAAGGAAGGCTCAAGGCAACGAGGAACACAGAGACAGGGCTcaagggggctcagaggtaccgtgactggcaaacactcaggcgacgcTGGACTGGCGGTCAACTCCTTAAGTATGCTCCGCTGATGAGGGTAATTGATGACAGCTGTGGATGATGATGATACCACCGCACTCCAACCGGAacctgtcgccatctggtggtaagaGGTGGAAAAGGCGCACAGGAAAAACCCCACCAAGAGAACCAGAGAACCCCGGAACATAACAccgaaaactcgaaattaacacacagaaaacacagaacacgacagaaatgattgaaaaacgTTTTTGTATGAGGAGGTTTTTCGGTTGCTTCAAAATTACTGCATTTTGCTAAcctgaaatagaaatattttttcacatcacaaatcATAAGATCAACAGGCAGATGTTGTTactgctgaaaaacacaaagttgggAGGATGATGACACAtgcttttttaatgactttttgtgTGAACAGACTTATtcacgtgattttaattgcttcttattttatggaaacactgcaattgtgaaatagtttttctgacatttagcagaatatcgacaacattttgctcatatttgtaatggaaatgcagcttcaCATTGTCAAAGTTTAGACTCATCCTTTGCACAAGGCAAGCTGCCGGCAACTATcgttaaaatgtcttcatttcctTAGAGTGAAATTCAACTAAAACAACATCTTCTTCCATCAACTCTCATGTGAAAATGGTTCTGACACACAGGtaacattttagacatcaagtaaattgttttttctttgagcCATTCTAGGGTTGCATCAAAACCAGAAGAACAATACAACAACCTCCCACACAACATTATCTGCTGCATAGATATTGTTTGCATGGTTTTCATTGCTGCCATTGTTCTATATGTAGAAATATGTTTATAGTACAACTGTAGAGGGTTGTCAGGTTTGGTCATCTTTAAAGGAAGGAAAGTCCAGGATAGGCAggttaaagcaataaaaagtctttaatgCTCTTGCTGGCCACCTTACAGATAACCACCGGGTCGACAACGTACTGACAATGCAGATGAACACATTTAGGATCTCACAACAACTGGGGATAACCGCGGAACTAAAATACACAGGGAAAAGTCatcaagcaaaccaaaaacagCCGTGAGTAATTACGCCCCGGTGGGGATGAAAAAACGAccaaaaagaaatacaaatccACCTCACAAGAATAACTCTAAAGGAACAAAAATACACTTCATGACAAgggtattaaaatgtttaaacttttatttgttatttaatgttttctctaaAGCTAATAAGCTCGGGCTTTGTAAGCGTAATCTCTGCTgttgattaaaacaaatttaatgcaTAAACAGTTTCTGGGTATGTTGGCCACACACTGTGactttgaattaaatgaaagaaaagctaagtaaaaatactttttggttGCATCTTAATGTTGTGGTAGTTTTTCTCACAGAAGCTTCCAGGCATTGCTTCATTTGTGTAACTCTCACTGCATTCCACCAGTCAAACGTCAGGCATTGATATGCAAATATGTAAGAGCATCAGGTCCAATGTGGTGATTGGGTTTTTACCGGCCCAGGCAAAATAATTGTGATCCTTAGAGTCCACTGCGCATGTTTACACCTCGTGTTAGCCGCCGCACACTGTCCATCATCTTTTATCCTCACCTCAATGTGGCATGTCTGCACAAGTTCAGCTTCCAAGTAGCCTGAGTAATCATAGAAAGCTTCTTGATAACACCTCCCAGTTCTGACAAGGGTCTCACAAAGGCAGACACCGTGGGTGGTTTGGCTCATACTCAAAATTGTACAGTACAGGGACTGTACAAGTCCCTGGATCCAGGACTTGTACAGATCTAGGATCAGGAAAAGGGCAACTATCtgtgcagaccccacacattcTTCATACACACTGATGTGGTCagctggatggatgaaaaagaTCCTGACATATTGTTGCACATTGTCCCAGTTGCCTGTGCCAGAGTTTGGAGTACCCTTTGGTAAAATGCTTCATATTTTCATACAATTTAAACCCATCTTCTTGGAGAAATCTGCTCTGCCATGTGATTGTGACTAGTTGACATGGCACCTAAAAAGTCACTGCCCAACTTCCACTGCagtctaacaggttttcttctaaGATTTAACTCACCTAATATTTCCCATCAACCCTGACCAAGTTTACTGTTCTCCTTGAAGAAAGGCAACTCCACAGCTTGACattgccaccaccatgtttcactgtaggGACGATGTGTTCAGGACGACATGTTCAGGACAATGTGCTGTTAGTTTTGCAcatcacaaacttcaattttGGTCCCAATGTAACGGGGAATATTGGTCTATCAAATCCTTATAGTTTGTGCTtaattgtgacaaaaatgtggaaacGTTATGAATACCTTTAATGGTAATACCTGTACCTGTAACCTACTGTATTTTTCAGACTATGTATAAGCTGCTACTtttttcccacgctttgaagtatgcggcttttctgtggatttttcttcaaccaccacggggctctttagcaggaagtgaatcattgtaAGTCAatattggaaatcaaagaagaaaatgctaattttaatttaaaacaagcacattctagcagcaggcacgacagagaaatgttttcaaactcatcccccctcatttttattttgtgggtgCGGTTGATagtgaggtgcgctctataATCCGGAAAATACTGCAATTCCCACATTTGTATTAATGTTCTTTCTGCCTTCATCTCTCCAGCTACGATGAGTGTGTGGGACCAGATTTGACTCAGATCTACATACCGACTGGTGACCCGCCCCCATACTCCCTGCTGGACCCGTGCTGGTGCCCGGCAGGCCCAGAGGAGCAGCCTCCACACTCGGGTCCACCAGATGCTTCACAGTACTGTGGAGAGACGTCCGCCAGCACTGCCTGGTCCTCATCGTCCTCCTCCGCTTCCTCCCACTGTTCCCTGGGACTACATGAGCAGGAGCAGCAACACATTACATGTATTTCCTTCCCAATGGAGGCAGCGCCTCCTTATGATGCGGTGCTGGGAGAGCAGGGACAGCCCCTACCTCTCATGCCATGTAACCTTAACAAACACTCAGACAGGGACTATGATGAAAACTCCCAGCAACTCCCAGCCAACCACATCTCCTAAGACCATTAATTTGGTTTACTCAGCTGAGCTCTCAGCTGTCTCCTGGTTATTTAAGCTAACACTTAGTAAGCAGCTGGGCACCAAGCAGTAGAAAGCAACAATGTCTGAATATCTTCCATACAGTTGCTAACACACTATAGCCATTTTAAAGCAAGAGGAAATCTTTTTGTAATAAACAGGTCTTTCATCCGAAATGATGCTTCGCTGAACAACAACCTATTAAGGTACAcagctctgttttttctttatatttttaaggttattattgttattatagaTGGTTATTATAGATGGTGTTTGTCTACCATCTAGTTGAGATGGTCtcagatttctttaaatttgcTCTAATATTATGTATTATGTTCAAAACCAACACAGGAGTCTAGACATTAGAGCAGAGTGCTGTTCACCAATGGCAGTTCTGTCATGATGGAGTCCTGGATGAGCCCCCTTTCTCTGCTCATCCCTCATACAATGACATCCACtaacaaagtaaatatttacccATATATTAGTTATGGGgtgtcatttattaaaatacacagtcaaaaattaacagcaataactAAATATAAGCTAAATATCCCAATCCATTCCAGCTTTAATTACactataaaaacaacacagatgaCCAAAGTGTTGTAcactattattttaattgagaattaaatatttagcttaagaGAATACACATTTAGctcctaactaaatatttagtaaactagctaaatatttaactccacATTAAGTATTTGGCTTGCtaacttgctaactaaatatttagattcttaactaaatattgagtttgtagctaaatatttagtttgtaattttgaagctaaatatttagttacaaactaaatattttagcttgTAACTAAAGATTTAGCTTCAAAATGGCTGACCTGGTCAGTGAGCCATACCAACCATATCAAAACCTGCTAACTTCCTGCATGGCTTTGTAGTAAAATAGGCTGAACTAACCAGTAGTCTACCTGGACATGAGGGGAAAACTAATAAATCGCCATTCTTTCTGTGGAGGTTATTAAAGCTTTCAGCACAGCAGAATGATGATggtctgaaattatttttaatgctaatTAATTCCAGCCTGAAATGTGGAGAGACTCAGCTCCATCTGTTTTGTCATAATTCTTCCGATAAAGGGCTCTGGTTTTAATATCGTGCTAGAACTGGAGCCAAGCAACGACATGTAGCTTGGAGCCTTCCCTCCCTGAGGCTGGACTGATGCAACAAAGACTTTAACACACTAACCTGTAGACTCactgcagctcactgctgcTCCACAAATAGAGTTCTGCTCCATGAAGGAAACAGCTGTGAAGCACAACTGAAATTACGGGTTGGAGTTTTATAATGAATCaatcagtttatttgtaaagcacatttcagcagcaagacagtTCAAGgtgtaaagcaccttgaactgtcacaaaattacaaagttctAAAGAAAACTGTCAACAACTGAACAGACATTATGTTTTCACCAAAATCAtacacataaaatatgttggtcaatatttaattcattacaattcaaaaacaactcattcaggtgggtttttagtcttatacaaatctgaaaagtgtggtgtgcttaTGTATTTAGCCTTAAGACATAAGCTATTAATTTGTTAACTTGAATAGCTTAGAGTATATATCCATGTGCTAAAAGGGCCTAGTTAAAGTTCAAATCAAGGTCCAATTGAGAATCTATTGAACAGAATCTATTGATAGTTGATGTTCAGAGTTAGCCTCATCTGGTCTGACTTAGCCTGAGTTACTTTTCATAGAAATATAGTAAAACATGAGCAAAGCTGATAGTCATATACCCAACAAAGCTAGCTTCGAGAAGCTATGGACTGCTAGCACTCAATTCAATACAGAAAAATTGAGAAACAAGTGTGCTCTACCTTCACAATCATCACATGAAATACTAAATCTAACTCTTTGATGTATGAGTTTATAATCTGTAAAAGTGTGGAAAAATCATCAAAGGCTCTGTAGCGAAGGTTCTATGTTCGAAACTTGAGGCTGGTGGAATGTTACACTCGCCACTGTGTGTCGATCAGGACAAACTGAGGAGGGGATTTCCTACTTGTGAAGCTCTCTTTATTTGGTTATTACAACAGTAGTACAGGCTTGGAGTTGGAGGTGTTGATGTGGAGGTGAGGTGATGTGGTCTaaatcacaacagaaataaagccCACGTTAATTCACTGTACACATTATCAGGTACAAGTTGCTGCAGTGACATCTGCTGGCCACAAACTAACCACACGTATATTGAATGCTACAACCGATAGCTAACAGGCTAACCCACGTGGAGTTAGTAAAAGGTCGCATTAAACCGGCGACTCTTATGcataaaacatcaacatgtaatACAGACGGAACTACTAAATTAACTGCCTTGATACATATAACAGCAATTACTTACAGTGAGTCAAGAACGCACATCGACCTCAACCGAAACGGTAAGCAGCAGCTGCGTGTCTCAGTTCCCAGAGCTATAATGCTTCGGCAGCTGCTGAATGTGCAATAACGCACTCGCCACCGGGTGGCGCACCTCCCTCTCCCAGTCCAAAGTAATAAACACCCGAACCTTTGTAACAGCCGCCCCCAAATGTACGAAGTACATTTGTTACAAAACAAAGGCGACAAACTAAGTCTTCAATGATGAATCCTGACCGCTGGCTTCTTCAGGTGCCGCAGGAAGAACAACCATCCTTGCTACTGGTCGAGTGTAGACTCTGTCCTTCACTTTAACATCCACCGACCTGATGCGGCCGTCAGCGCTGGGATGCACCTTAGTCACCCGTCCAACGGGCCACAAGGCTCTGGGAAGGTGCAGGTCCATGAGCATGACCACAGCATCCTCGTTCAGGTCAGCTTGAGTGGTCTGCCATTTCTGCCTAACCTGTAAATTGGGAAGGTATTTGTAACCCACGTGACCGCCACGCCCCAACCACCTTCCCTTTAAGCCGTCCCTTTAACAGCTGGGACCCTCATGTGTATTTCCGGGTTTCCACTGTGCTGCTGCTCACTGTGAGTTGTGGTGTTGGTTGTTAATAAAACAATCTCAAATCTCCAACTCGACTCATCGCTGAACGAATTCATCTTTAAAATTCGAGGATCTGCGGTTGGGCTTTGTTGATGCCTGGTTTACCTTCTGATGAGAACAAGTAACATCCACTTCCTCAGACAGTCCGTTACTCGacggtcaggtttttttttctcccccttcaTCGACTCGCTCGCTGACGGAGGATGGCGAGCTACCCACACACCACCTGGTGgtaggaaaaagaaagacactCTCCACACAGGAAAACCAAACAACACTTTCCatacaggaaacaaaataaactctaaGGGAGTATCTAAAGGAAAAGAACAATTCTCCCGTTGCTCTTGGACTTTTGAATTACATTTGGTTTTGAagtattattgattatttcatttttggtttgttctttttcccccgtccttgtttcttttgaacaatttctctttgtttagtttttgctgttagtattattattattattattattattgtcattattattatcattactaTTTCCACTGCAATAAATGGCAATATAAACAAAGCTCCTTGCATCAGTTGCATCAATTATTCACCCAATCATGACTCCATGCCGTAcctatttctgattttatagaGTGGTTAACACTAAGCCCTGCAGTCAGACCTGCGCATTTAGGAAGAGCGTTACATATTCCCTGATGAATCTGGACCAGAACTGGTCTGCCAGCACCTGGGAGTGCCGCCAGTGACGCCTGCTGGGAAGTTCAGTTGCCGGGTACACGACCTGAGGCAGCGACCCATCCGGCCGCCCCATCAACAGATGATTTGGCGTCACAGGGTCAGGATCAGCGATACTGGAGGAAACATAGCCTAATGGCTTCGAGTTCAGAATGCCCTCCACTTCTATAAGAACTGTCCTCAGCACCTCCTCGGGCAATGGTTGAGCCCCGACGGTGGCATACAAAGCCATTTTCACGGAGCGTATTTCTCTCTCCCACACTCCACCAAAGTGAGGTGCACCAGGGGGATTAAACTTGAAAGCGATCCTTTGCTTGGCGAGGGATTGCTGCAGGCACGAAGACATCTTTGTCATGGCCTGTTGTAGCTCTCGTTCCGCTCCACGGAAGTTAGTTCCTTGATCTGAGAGAATTTCCGCCGGCGTACCCCGACGGGGTATAAATCTCCTTAAGGCCATAAGAAAGGAGTCAACATCAAGGTGGGTAAGTACATCAAGATGGACTGCCCTGGTAGTCTAACACTTGAAGATTATGCCCCATCGTTTCTCGTTGCGCCTCCCGATTCTGACCTGAAATGGTCCAAAGCAGTCTGTGCCTGTGGAGTAGAACGCAGGCTTGAAGAGGCGTAGACGCACAATTGGCAGGTCGGCCATCTGAGGAACCGTAGGCTTGGCCTTCCATCGTCTGCAGTCAGAGCATCTGGACTGATGACGTCGAACCGCTTCTCTTCCTCGTAATATCCAGAAGTTCCGACGAATATCAGCGAACAATCGTTCGGGACCGGGGTGGCACAAACGACGATCGTAGTCCTGTATTAGCAGTCTGGTGAATGGGTGGTTCGGATCTAGAACAATGGGATGAACCGCTCCTAGCTCAAGATCCGTCGCGTACCTCAATCGGCCACCTACTCGGATTTCTCCTGCTTCATCCAACTGGGGTGCCAAGGCACGCAACCTGCTGTTGATGGCAACCGGCTTGCCTAAACTAAGAAGCCTAATCTCTTCGGGAAAGCTGTCGTGCTGTATCTTATTGATAAGGTGTCTTTCCGCCTTGCGATAATTTTCCGCACTCAAATTTCCATCTGTCCCCTCTGCATCCTGCAGGGTCTGTGCTGTTGACTCGAGCAACTCCTGCCAGTCCTTGTAGGCTTCAGATTCTGAGTTCGGACAGGTAGACATCAAAGTCACACCACAAAAGGCTGACTTCCGAAGTTCTATGGGTTCCTCTTCGAGTGGGGTTGCTGGTGGCGTGGGCCAGTAGTCTGGAGTCTGAAGTAAAAAGGGGGGTCCTCTTGTCCATCTGTTCAGCTCAGACAACTCCTGCAAGGTCTTACCCCGGGTAATGTCATCAGCTTGATTGCTGGCTGAATCTACATAACGCCAGGACTGTGAGTCTGTTAAATCTTGAATCTCCGTCACTCGGGTTCCCACGAATACTTTATAGCGACATGAGTCCGAAAGTATCCATCTCAACACTGTGGTGGAATCTGTCCACAAGGTGGTAGTGTCAATCTTCAGGGTGAGCTCCGCGCTCAACAGCTTGGCTAGCTAGGCTCCTGTTAAGGCTGCAGAAAACTCCAACCGAGGTATGGACAGCTGTCGCCTGGGGGCTACCCGTGAGCGAGCGAGGAGGAAGGCTAGGTGTATTTGTCCCTGACTATCCTCAGACCTGAGGTACGCCACGGACCCATAAACCTGTTCCGAAGCATCGCAGAAGATATGTACTTGTCTGTTGATGATCGAAGCATCTTCAGCTGCATGCGTGTAATGTCTGGGTAAGGTGACCTGGGGCAGTAGTTGGAGTTCACCTTCCCACTGCGCCCATAGTTGCTGTACATCCGGGGGGAGCAACGGGTCATCCCAATCCCGCCGCTTCTCCCGCAGCTGACGAACCAACACTTTGGCCCGAGTCGTGTAGGGTAGGATGTAACCCAGAGGATCGTACTGGGAGGCGAGAACCTTGTAGATGTTCCTCATGGTCAAGGTCCCATAGCTGAGAGGCCTGTGTTTGTAGCCAATGAGGTCTTGCTGAGGGTTCCAGCTAAGCCCAAGTGTGCTTTCAGATGGATCGTGCTTGACTTGGGTCAGCCAGAGCTCTGTAGCAGGGGAACAGGCCTCACTTGGCAAGTGGCTGATCACCTCCATCGCATTACTTGACCATTGACGAAGGTCGAATCCTGCGGAGAGAAGCAGTGCTCTTAGCTTGTCCACCAAGGCCTTTGCTGTATCCACAAATGGTAAGCTTTGTAGCCAGTTGTCGACGTAAAAACACCGCTCCACAGAAAACCGCACATCCTCTCCATCCTGACTATGGTCAGTGACGTGACACTGGAGGGCATAGGTCGCACAACAGGGGCTACAAGTGGTGCCAAAGGGAAGCACCTGCCATTCATAAATGTCTGGTGGTCGGTCCTTGACCTGATCCCGCCACACGAACCTTAAGAGGGGTCTGTCTTCTGGAAGGAGGCGAACTTGGTGAAACATCCCTTTTATGCTGATGGCGACGGCATGTTCCCGGAACCGCAGTAACACTCCTATAAGTGATGCACTGAGGGTAGGTCCAGGTAGTAGGAAGTCGTTCAGATTAAGGCCCTGGTACTGGTGAGAGCAGTTGAACACCAGCCTGTCCTTGTTATTATGGTTCACCATATGATGAGGAATGAACCACGACTCCCCCTCTGATGCAGTGTCTTGAGGGCCCAACTTCCCCACACTACCGGCCTGGACCAGCTTCCGGATCTCCTCCTGGTATGTGTTAGCCATTGTTGGGTTCTTACTCAATCTTCTCTCATTGCTCCGTAAGTTGAACATCACTGATTCAGGAGAGGCTTTGAGGACAGGCATGGTTTTCTTCCATAGCAGTGGTGTAGCGTAACGGAGAATCCCATCAACATACACCCGTTCGGTCCTCTTCTCCAACAGGTCTACAGCTTCTTGGTCCAACTTGGAACGAGTTACGGTCTTCTCTTTCTGGTAGGGAAGAACGTCAGCCTGCCAGAGTTTCTCCACATTCCTCAGCAGCTCCGCATTAGCGGGGGGAGCAGATGTAAGCAAACACTGGGAGTGTTGGAGACCACTGTGCTCTGTTCTCATTGGTCCCTGGAGAGCCCATCCAAGCCTCGTTCTGACTGCAGCTGGTGCTCCCGATGGACCCAACCGAACCGGTTCAATGGGAGTAATGAGGTGAGGGTTGTCAGTCCCAATGAGGATCAGAGGCTGCACATTCTTGAAAGGATGTAGAGGCAGATCGGACAGATACTTGAACTGTTTCTGGAGTCTGTCGATCGGGTACGACTGTTCTGCCAGGACCAGGCGATCGGCCGTAAAGGCTCCATTCACCGCGAAGCGGCGGCGCTTGCTGAAGGAAGGAGATATCTGAAAGGAAACAGAAGCACCTCTCATGGTCTGAATGTCCTGCCTTATGGTTCTCAGATTCTGAGTCTCTGGGGTGCCC containing:
- the bean1 gene encoding protein BEAN1, translating into MLIKLICSVSSNQSHGEYPDCRSEKESGGEASLLVSPLVVAGIVIGLVLFLSCITIIIGSLRKDSRLRNPHFGASYGQDGFSFGGSAGELRSSCIEDFPPALDFDSFRESLPQITSLYPDSPPRYDECVGPDLTQIYIPTGDPPPYSLLDPCWCPAGPEEQPPHSGPPDASQYCGETSASTAWSSSSSSASSHCSLGLHEQEQQHITCISFPMEAAPPYDAVLGEQGQPLPLMPCNLNKHSDRDYDENSQQLPANHIS